A region from the Benincasa hispida cultivar B227 chromosome 10, ASM972705v1, whole genome shotgun sequence genome encodes:
- the LOC120087766 gene encoding NAD(P)H-quinone oxidoreductase subunit N, chloroplastic — translation MAPVASMLNGAALAPPLRLQPRLQHPRTLPFTVPMSVRRSSFAARNGRAATVRCEGIGIGDFIGGDLLKFDLGQWLSDVEEHKALAIYSPHEGGYEGRYLNRLRYQGYYFLDLSARGLGDPETTLTKIHPVCPAHLGKQPIARWYFPPEVDYRLAALPPNAKGLVVWIIEAKVLSKAELQFLALLPTLRPNVRVIAECGNWRKFMWKPLKEIAGA, via the exons ATGGCCCCTGTAGCCTCCATGTTGAACGGAGCAGCTCTAGCGCCACCGCTCCGTCTTCAGCCAAGGCTGCAACATCCACGCACCTTGCCGTTCACGGTGCCGATGAGCGTGCGAAGGTCGAGTTTCGCTGCCCGCAATGGCAGAGCCGCGACGGTGAGATGCGAGGGAATCGGAATTGGCGACTTCATCGGCGGAGATTTGCTTAAATTCGACCTAGGGCAATGGCTATCGGACGTCGAGGAACACAAAGCCCTAGCTATTTACTCGCCGCACGAAGGCGGCTATGAAGGCCGATACCTAAATCGCCTCCGTTACCAGGGCTACTACTTCCTCGATCTATCCGCTCGCGGCCTTGGAGATCCTGAAACCACTCTCACCAAGATTCACCCTGTTTGCCCT GCTCATTTGGGGAAACAGCCGATCGCACGGTGGTATTTCCCGCCGGAAGTTGATTACAGGCTCGCGGCTCTGCCTCCGAACGCGAAGGGACTCGTCGTGTGGATAATCGAGGCCAAG GTTCTGTCCAAGGCGGAGTTGCAGTTCCTTGCTTTGCTGCCGACTCTCCGGCCCAATGTCCGAGTCATCGCCGAGTGTGGGAATTG GAGGAAGTTCATGTGGAAGCCGCTCAAGGAGATTGCAGGAGCTTGA
- the LOC120087636 gene encoding uncharacterized protein LOC120087636, with amino-acid sequence MLGTVNLVMGSSSAAMATPTHCTAVKSLASSRIGYHSHCRTISLPLGLPSSSISSSCFLSPPGSSLSSPFNTEIAAVNSDSADKQESNKYYFVVANAKFMLDEEEHFKELLFERLRNYGERNKEQDFWLVIEPKFLDKFPNITKRLQRPAVALVSTNSTWITFMKLRLDRVLAESYEANSLEEALASTPTNLEFEKPEKWVAPYSKYEYGWWEAFLPPVTKAEAKV; translated from the exons ATGTTAGGCACTGTAAATCTTGTTATGGGCTCATCTTCAGCCGCTATGGCTACTCCAACGCATTGTACTGCCGTGAAATCTCTTGCGAGCTCCAGAATTGGTTACCACAGCCACTGCCGAACGATTTCATTGCCTTTGGGATtgccttcttcttctatttccagCTCCTGCTTCTTGTCTCCACCAGGTTCTTCTCTCTCTTCGCCTTTCAACACAGAAATCGCCGCCGTTAACTCCGATTCGGCCGACAAG CAAGAATCGAACAAGTATTATTTTGTAGTTGCAAATGCGAAGTTTATGCTTGATGAAGAGGAGCATTTCAAAGAACTTCTCTTCGAGCGGCTTCGGAACTATGGCGAGCGTAACAAGGAGCAGGATTTTTGGCTGGTCATTGAACCTAAATTCTTGGACAAGTTTCCTAATATCACAAAGAGATTGCAGAGACCTGCCGTTGCTCTTGTTTCAACGAATAGTACCTGGATTAC GTTCATGAAGCTGAGACTGGACCGAGTTTTAGCCGAAAGCTATGAAGCCAACAGCTTAGAAGAAGCATTGGCTTCTACCCCGACGAACCTCGAGTTTGAGAAGCCTGAAAAATGGGTGGCTCCCTATTCCAAGTATGAATATGGATGGTGGGAGGCTTTCTTGCCACCCGTAACAAAAGCAGAAGCAAAAGTATAA
- the LOC120089308 gene encoding calcium uniporter protein 5, mitochondrial-like, with protein MEESLDSTFSACCRRFLFLFFVFSALENGMMWRKWCSSVSLLSRRLLVNGVPGNSSYYGTLGLGRGVSLNPSPAVRSSTWFCTRVASFSSSVDSGNSTGIRRDAEKSESGGPGLGSVNEESGNGIGGETISFGEAKRLMRLVNVEALKMKLGTDGKEAIGYTELLEACKSMGVARSQDEAAAFARVLDEAGVILLFRDKVYLHPDKVVDLVRRAIPIALMPEDDPTRSELKQLQEKKEEIDVLAHKQVRRILWTGLGLAILQVGLFFRLTFWEFSWDVMEPIAFFTTTTGLVIGYAYFLFTSRDPTYQDLLKRLFLSRQRKLFKKHSFDVCRFKELQKKCKSPLDATANIKNRVGVDLELEDCLSRD; from the exons ATGGAAGAATCTTTGGATTCCACGTTTAGTGCTTGTTGCCGGAGATTTCTGtttctgttttttgttttttcagctTTGGAAAACGGGATGATGTGGAGGAAATGGTGTTCTTCTGTTAGTTTATTGAGTCGGAGATTGTTGGTGAATGGAGTTCCGGGGAATTCTTCTTATTATGGAACTCTAGGGCTTGGTCGTGGAGTTTCTTTGAATCCATCGCCGGCGGTACGATCGTCGACATGGTTTTGCACTAGAGTTGCTTCGTTTTCTTCATCTGTGGATTCAGGAAATTCTACAGGAATTCGTCGTGATGCGGAAAAAAGTGAGAGCGGTGGCCCTGGGCTTGGATCTGTGAATGAAGAATCTGGTAATGGAATTGGCGGAGAGACGATTTCGTTTGGGGAAGCTAAAAGGCTGATGAGATTGGTGAATGTCGAGGCGTTGAAGATGAAATTGGGGACTGATGGGAAGGAGGCGATTGGATATACGGAGCTTCTCGAAGCTTGTAAAAGCATGGGCGTTGCTAGGTCGCAGGATGAAGCTGCTGCTTTTGCTCGAGTTCTTGATGAGGCTGGTGTTATTCTTCTTTTTCGCGACAAGGTCTATCTTCATCCAGACAAG GTGGTGGATCTTGTGAGACGAGCCATTCCCATTGCTTTGATGCCTGAAGACGATCCAACAAGGAGTGAGCTAAAGCAGCTgcaagaaaagaaggaagaaatcgATGTATTGGCACATAAGCAGGTGCGACGAATACTGTGGACCGGGCTAGGTTTAGCCATTCTTCAAGTTGGACTCTTCTTCAGGCTAACATTCTGGGAATTTTCATGGGATGTAATGGAACCAATAGCATTTTTCACCACAACAACTGGATTAGTTATAGGCTATGCTTATTTCCTGTTCACTTCAAGAGATCCCACTTACCAAGACTTGTTGAAGAGGCTTTTCCTCTCAAGGCAAAGGAAGCTGTTCAAGAAGCATTCTTTTGATGTTTGCAGATTCAAGGAATTGCAGAAAAAATGTAAGTCGCCTCTCGACGCTACGGCAAATATTAAAAATCGGGTGGGCGTAGATCTGGAGCTCGAGGATTGTTTGAGTAGAGATTAA